A window from Thermoflexus sp. encodes these proteins:
- a CDS encoding glycosyltransferase family 87 protein yields the protein MLFFIHYSKNYKFKNNPGTDIDSNCFLSTFHPLLPLLERGQIDGLTLLLVTLAIWLMVTRNSSHTDVVAGFLWGMSTLIKLHCVYIVPFLLVRRRWAVVGGYVLGLSGIVLLSLIMSPYLSLEYLQKELPRIARFGEGGTEAMKVPAEVIQARRAWLPEGYTQKDGAVYRVESFRAISNASLARGLGAVLRRIGLELQLSVLSLLIFLGLFTGIWMWQICRRIPSRLEILEEAMYWQNALVLILLSAPLTWVMNTVWLLPIAASALCAYTASRDRTPDARRGLALILCALGLLTAWVPDSIVLSLLMGTGLAQAKYLISEALVVLSLVLMMETGLNRAINRHGQADAPAFPQP from the coding sequence TTGCTGTTCTTTATTCATTACAGTAAAAACTATAAGTTTAAAAATAACCCCGGAACGGATATTGACTCTAATTGTTTTTTAAGCACATTTCATCCTCTGCTCCCTCTCCTCGAGCGAGGGCAGATTGATGGTCTCACATTGCTCCTGGTTACACTGGCCATCTGGTTAATGGTTACAAGGAACAGCTCTCATACGGATGTAGTCGCAGGATTCCTTTGGGGGATGTCCACCTTGATCAAATTGCATTGCGTTTACATCGTCCCATTCCTGCTTGTACGGAGAAGGTGGGCAGTCGTTGGAGGTTACGTCCTTGGCTTATCCGGCATCGTGCTGCTTTCGTTGATCATGAGCCCCTATCTCTCCCTGGAATATCTGCAGAAAGAATTGCCCAGAATCGCTCGATTTGGGGAAGGTGGGACGGAAGCGATGAAAGTGCCCGCCGAGGTCATACAAGCCCGACGTGCTTGGCTTCCGGAGGGATATACCCAAAAAGATGGAGCGGTGTATCGGGTTGAATCCTTTCGCGCGATCTCCAATGCAAGTCTTGCTCGCGGGCTGGGTGCCGTCCTCCGGAGGATAGGGCTGGAGCTTCAGCTTTCTGTTCTCTCCTTGCTGATCTTTCTGGGTCTCTTTACTGGAATATGGATGTGGCAAATCTGCCGTCGCATTCCTTCGAGACTGGAAATCCTCGAGGAAGCGATGTATTGGCAAAACGCCCTGGTGCTGATTCTATTGTCTGCGCCGCTGACCTGGGTTATGAATACAGTATGGCTCTTGCCCATCGCAGCCAGCGCCTTATGTGCATACACGGCCTCAAGGGACAGAACGCCAGATGCCCGGAGGGGCCTCGCCCTGATCCTGTGTGCCCTGGGGCTCTTGACGGCTTGGGTGCCCGATTCTATTGTTCTGTCGCTTCTAATGGGCACGGGACTGGCTCAGGCCAAATACCTGATTTCGGAGGCTCTTGTGGTCTTGTCGCTGGTCTTGATGATGGAGACGGGCTTAAACCGCGCTATCAATCGCCATGGGCAAGCGGATGCGCCTGCTTTTCCTCAACCATAA
- a CDS encoding glycosyltransferase family 87 protein: MIMKHGTGISARRLFLRLLLAGWALVGIIRLVYFLLRFGEESLQMDFAAFYTAGEALNHGLSPYVNHVTRDPPIWDGVDAFQHSRFLYPPLAAVLFQPIALLPYGVAKYLWMLLNLISVCCSLFITVKTISLKITPERILTLIVF, encoded by the coding sequence ATGATCATGAAACATGGGACCGGTATCTCAGCGCGAAGGTTATTTCTCAGGCTTCTTCTCGCCGGATGGGCATTAGTTGGAATCATCCGTTTAGTGTATTTCCTGCTTCGGTTCGGAGAGGAAAGTTTGCAAATGGACTTCGCGGCTTTCTACACTGCCGGCGAAGCTCTCAATCATGGACTCTCACCTTATGTGAACCATGTAACCCGTGATCCTCCCATCTGGGATGGAGTGGATGCCTTCCAGCACAGCCGATTCTTATATCCTCCTCTTGCTGCGGTTCTGTTTCAGCCCATAGCCCTGCTCCCTTACGGCGTGGCGAAGTATCTCTGGATGCTACTAAATCTTATTTCTGTTTGCTGTTCTTTATTCATTACAGTAAAAACTATAAGTTTAAAAATAACCCCGGAACGGATATTGACTCTAATTGTTTTTTAA
- a CDS encoding oligosaccharide flippase family protein, producing MKETPLAYRAVRGGIWVALSAYWTLAVGFAANILLTRLLSPEAFGTFALAMFFAQLLRLQTKLGLGYAFGQYKETTGASVGTYVALEGIAALSGVILMGLAFPGLRLLGYEEPMLRAALALSVAACLEGIASIAGTLLEKRLRFELTSLYQSLIFPISYIPAFWLAMHGGGVWSLVAQTTAYSFLGLGLWWVLWRQGSTLWQDPWRFRFDLASHFLRFGAATGLWQMGGMLFSQLDNFLIGTFAGVTALGYYDRAYRMAQWPGLLFNAVLARPAFYTYARLQDDRPRLEKTVTMVTWAIGMVAIPLAIAVFIAAPEIVVLLYGERWRPSALFLQILIAFFVVRPHLENAGVLLSAMGRPARAATLLWSQVGVLGVAGIPLTMRWGVLGTCAAVGLALLMGILLAHRYIRQEVTVNPGSVLGVPLLAGTLTLAGYAVASRFIPLEDLPLLAGLLVKISWAFLTFYSLTVALRPQEIGERARYVWRLMRKA from the coding sequence GTGAAGGAAACACCCCTGGCCTATCGGGCGGTCCGGGGGGGGATCTGGGTGGCGCTGAGCGCCTACTGGACCCTGGCCGTTGGCTTCGCCGCCAACATCCTCCTCACCCGGCTGCTGTCCCCGGAAGCCTTCGGGACTTTCGCCCTGGCGATGTTCTTTGCCCAGCTGCTGCGGCTTCAGACCAAGCTGGGGTTGGGCTATGCGTTCGGGCAGTATAAAGAGACCACGGGGGCATCCGTTGGGACCTATGTGGCTCTGGAAGGGATCGCGGCCCTCAGCGGCGTGATCCTGATGGGGCTCGCCTTTCCCGGGTTGCGCCTTCTGGGATATGAGGAACCGATGTTGCGGGCCGCCCTGGCGCTCTCAGTCGCCGCCTGTCTGGAAGGGATCGCAAGCATTGCGGGCACATTATTAGAAAAGCGCCTTCGCTTCGAGCTGACCAGCCTCTACCAGAGCCTGATCTTCCCGATCTCTTATATTCCCGCCTTCTGGCTGGCGATGCATGGGGGTGGGGTATGGAGCCTGGTGGCGCAGACCACCGCTTACAGCTTCCTCGGGCTCGGCCTGTGGTGGGTTCTCTGGCGTCAGGGATCCACGCTGTGGCAGGATCCATGGCGGTTCCGTTTCGATCTGGCGTCTCATTTCCTGCGATTCGGAGCGGCTACTGGCCTGTGGCAGATGGGCGGGATGCTCTTCTCCCAGCTGGACAATTTCCTGATCGGCACCTTCGCTGGGGTGACGGCCCTGGGCTACTATGATCGGGCCTACCGGATGGCCCAGTGGCCAGGGTTGTTGTTCAACGCCGTGCTGGCGCGGCCGGCCTTTTACACCTACGCTCGTCTGCAAGACGACCGGCCCCGGCTGGAGAAGACCGTGACGATGGTGACCTGGGCCATCGGGATGGTCGCGATCCCGCTGGCGATCGCCGTCTTCATCGCCGCGCCGGAGATCGTTGTCTTGCTCTACGGGGAGCGGTGGCGACCCAGCGCGCTCTTCCTCCAGATCCTCATCGCCTTCTTCGTGGTGCGGCCCCATCTGGAGAACGCGGGGGTGTTGTTGAGCGCGATGGGCCGGCCTGCCCGCGCGGCCACCCTGCTCTGGAGCCAGGTGGGGGTATTGGGGGTTGCGGGAATCCCCCTGACCATGCGCTGGGGCGTCCTGGGGACCTGCGCGGCGGTGGGACTGGCATTGCTCATGGGAATCCTCCTGGCCCACCGTTACATCCGCCAGGAAGTAACGGTGAACCCTGGCTCCGTGCTGGGGGTGCCCCTGCTGGCCGGCACCCTGACCTTGGCGGGCTATGCGGTGGCCTCTCGGTTCATTCCGTTGGAGGACCTGCCGCTCCTGGCAGGACTCCTGGTCAAAATCTCGTGGGCCTTCCTGACCTTTTACAGCCTAACCGTTGCCCTGCGGCCTCAGGAAATAGGGGAGCGAGCGAGGTATGTGTGGAGGCTGATGAGGAAAGCATGA
- the trxA gene encoding thioredoxin: MGEHEVVVTAQNFEQEVLKSEKPVLVDFWAEWCGPCKALEPIVAQIAREYAQVLKVGKLNVDDHPELAMRYGVMGIPTLILFKEGREVARIIGYQPRERLLRQILPHLQPQPQR, encoded by the coding sequence ATGGGCGAGCATGAAGTCGTGGTCACCGCGCAGAATTTCGAGCAGGAGGTTTTGAAATCCGAGAAGCCGGTTCTGGTGGATTTCTGGGCGGAGTGGTGCGGGCCGTGCAAGGCCCTGGAGCCCATCGTGGCCCAGATCGCCCGGGAATATGCTCAGGTCCTCAAGGTCGGCAAGCTGAATGTGGACGATCACCCGGAGCTGGCCATGCGATATGGGGTGATGGGCATTCCCACTCTCATCCTGTTTAAGGAGGGCCGGGAGGTCGCCCGCATCATCGGGTATCAGCCCCGGGAGCGCCTGCTCCGTCAGATCCTCCCCCATCTCCAGCCCCAGCCTCAGCGATAA